A window from Leptothermofonsia sichuanensis E412 encodes these proteins:
- a CDS encoding MogA/MoaB family molybdenum cofactor biosynthesis protein — protein MIASPHPDASEISVRCAVITVSDTRTVETDQSGQRIQQLLNQSGHQVGAYAILKDEPEQIRSRLMTLGQDPDLDAVIFNGGTGIAPRDTTYDAIEGLLEKTIPGFGELFRWLSYQEIGSRAIASRAVAGVFCNRLVFSLPGSTNAVTLAMETLILPELSHLVSQIRKC, from the coding sequence ATGATTGCGAGTCCTCACCCGGATGCTTCTGAGATTTCAGTTCGCTGTGCGGTAATAACCGTCAGCGACACACGCACCGTTGAAACGGATCAAAGTGGGCAGCGCATTCAACAACTGCTGAATCAATCAGGACACCAGGTGGGTGCTTACGCCATTCTCAAAGATGAACCAGAGCAAATTCGATCTCGCCTCATGACCTTAGGGCAAGACCCGGATCTGGACGCTGTGATCTTTAATGGGGGTACCGGCATTGCCCCCAGAGACACTACCTACGATGCGATTGAAGGGTTGTTGGAGAAGACAATACCCGGTTTTGGAGAATTGTTTCGCTGGTTAAGTTATCAGGAAATTGGCTCACGGGCGATCGCTTCCCGTGCCGTTGCGGGCGTTTTTTGTAATCGGCTGGTGTTTTCTCTGCCTGGCTCTACAAATGCGGTCACACTGGCAATGGAAACCCTGATTTTGCCGGAACTGAGCCATCTGGTCAGCCAGATTCGCAAATGTTAG
- a CDS encoding transglutaminase family protein, translated as MKPPYTDDQWQRIDALGCMVDERLQTLNVGLTMGGEPTFISADDFESAQWRIEALGEDKRRLAGELLKRLETRFARGGGLLHYGQGKWYPGEVLPRWALGCYWRSDGVPIWRNPIWQADDGKNYGHTLEQAEQFTQAFIQRLAVNPDGILPAYEPGTATLAGFAVPLLPVLRDDQLCWSTCRWTFSDAADGERLWLIAGESPIGYRLPLEAIAPSDVLADEAIAPLDSIFRTSHPAPPTSPDNSIRVALGVEVRQGTIHVFLPPLSSAGSYVDLIAAIEDTAAATTTPVRIEGYTPPGNMGVVGFQITPDPGVIEVNIHPAESWGELVAIHRMLYEEARQCRLCTEKYGIDGRRFSTGGGAHITIGGKTTAESPVLRRPDLLRSLLTYWQHHPGLSYLFSGQFVGPTSQSPRVDEARHESLYELELAFQALQPEKEVAPPLVDRLLRNLLIDVTGNTHRAEFCIDKLFPVDNLRMQLGLLEFRAISMPPHEHLRSLQLLLIRALVAWFWEYPYSHDLIRWGTTLHDRFLLPHYIAADLQTVVTDLHQAGFPFEFEWFLPFLEFRFPQYGKIIVEMGGGAFLSLELRQAIEIWNVLGEEVTRSGTARYVDSSMERIQVTLRGAIGHSPNPHSQLSRYGVMCNHRPVPLHSTGVVGEYVGAVRFRARQLGTLAHPAFEPHAPLVFEIVDQQQNQAIAACTYHVNHPGGAVYESLPATEQAAVSRMQERFIPQPPAPLKTPLAPLQICPEYPLTLDLRRN; from the coding sequence ATGAAGCCCCCCTACACGGATGACCAGTGGCAGAGGATTGATGCACTCGGCTGTATGGTCGATGAGCGGCTGCAAACTCTGAATGTTGGGCTGACGATGGGTGGGGAGCCTACCTTCATCTCCGCGGACGATTTTGAGTCAGCCCAATGGCGAATAGAAGCGCTGGGTGAGGATAAACGGCGACTGGCAGGAGAACTCTTGAAACGGCTAGAAACCCGATTTGCCAGAGGGGGAGGGTTGCTCCACTATGGGCAGGGCAAGTGGTATCCGGGGGAGGTGCTACCCCGTTGGGCGTTGGGGTGCTACTGGCGCAGTGATGGGGTTCCGATCTGGCGGAATCCGATCTGGCAGGCAGACGACGGCAAGAATTATGGGCACACATTAGAACAGGCTGAACAGTTTACTCAGGCATTCATTCAGCGTTTAGCGGTAAATCCAGACGGGATACTGCCAGCCTATGAACCTGGCACGGCTACCCTCGCAGGATTTGCTGTGCCCCTGTTGCCCGTGTTAAGGGATGATCAACTCTGCTGGAGTACCTGCCGCTGGACATTTTCTGACGCTGCCGATGGGGAACGGCTATGGCTGATTGCGGGAGAGTCGCCCATTGGTTACCGACTGCCACTGGAGGCGATCGCCCCCTCCGATGTACTCGCAGATGAGGCGATCGCTCCTTTAGATTCTATTTTCCGCACCTCCCACCCGGCACCTCCCACCTCTCCTGACAACTCTATCCGGGTTGCCCTGGGTGTCGAAGTTCGCCAGGGGACGATTCATGTTTTCCTGCCCCCCCTGAGTTCTGCCGGTAGCTATGTGGATTTAATCGCGGCTATTGAAGATACGGCGGCGGCAACCACTACGCCAGTGCGCATTGAAGGCTATACTCCGCCTGGAAACATGGGCGTTGTGGGGTTTCAAATCACTCCAGACCCCGGTGTGATTGAGGTCAATATCCATCCCGCAGAAAGCTGGGGGGAACTGGTCGCCATCCACAGGATGCTCTACGAAGAGGCCCGCCAATGTCGCTTATGCACTGAAAAGTATGGGATCGATGGGCGACGTTTCAGTACGGGAGGGGGTGCTCATATTACCATCGGCGGCAAAACGACTGCTGAAAGCCCTGTGCTGCGCCGGCCTGACCTGCTCCGCAGTCTGCTGACTTACTGGCAACACCATCCTGGACTGTCTTACCTGTTTTCCGGGCAGTTTGTTGGACCGACGAGCCAATCACCGCGAGTGGATGAAGCCCGCCATGAGAGTTTGTATGAACTGGAACTGGCTTTTCAAGCCCTGCAACCGGAGAAAGAGGTTGCTCCTCCACTGGTTGACCGTCTCCTGCGGAACCTGCTGATTGATGTCACCGGAAATACTCACCGGGCTGAATTTTGTATTGATAAGCTGTTCCCGGTGGACAACCTCAGAATGCAGTTGGGGCTGTTGGAATTTCGAGCCATTTCAATGCCACCCCATGAGCACCTGCGATCGCTGCAACTGCTGCTGATCCGGGCACTGGTCGCCTGGTTCTGGGAGTATCCTTATAGCCATGATTTAATTCGCTGGGGCACGACGCTCCATGATCGCTTTCTGCTGCCTCACTACATTGCGGCTGACCTGCAAACGGTGGTGACCGATCTGCATCAGGCAGGCTTTCCGTTTGAATTTGAATGGTTCTTGCCCTTCCTGGAATTTCGGTTCCCTCAATATGGCAAAATCATCGTTGAAATGGGTGGTGGAGCATTCCTCTCTCTGGAATTGCGTCAGGCGATCGAAATCTGGAATGTCCTGGGAGAAGAAGTCACCCGTAGTGGAACTGCCCGCTATGTCGATTCTTCCATGGAGCGAATTCAGGTTACCCTGCGGGGTGCGATCGGTCATTCTCCCAATCCCCACAGCCAGTTATCCCGATATGGGGTGATGTGTAATCACCGCCCCGTCCCACTCCATTCGACTGGAGTGGTCGGTGAATACGTTGGGGCTGTCCGCTTCCGGGCACGGCAACTTGGGACACTGGCTCATCCTGCCTTTGAACCCCATGCCCCTCTGGTATTTGAAATAGTGGATCAGCAACAGAACCAGGCGATCGCAGCCTGCACCTATCACGTCAACCATCCCGGCGGGGCAGTTTACGAGTCGTTGCCTGCCACAGAACAGGCCGCCGTATCCCGGATGCAAGAACGGTTCATTCCCCAGCCACCCGCTCCTCTCAAAACGCCATTAGCTCCCTTACAGATTTGCCCGGAATATCCATTAACTCTGGATCTGCGACGGAACTAA
- a CDS encoding protein kinase domain-containing protein, whose amino-acid sequence MITLTLLHPIQSIPVQNWSFEQEPVIRIGRSTDNHVILYSAVVSRHHVELRQVGSQWEIVNLGANGTYLDGKRITQVPIQDGVIIRLARSGPNIQIHIGPSASTASQNLAGENTVAQRIKSRTEDNGGKSMNGGKSMHSAPARDGTLSSTTNQLTSESSEAPTPARLPATVVDEEGSPAPELRLAETEEPTGRLSDDPSEEFLFCQNSGQPLRVLKTLVEYQVVKTLKDDGFGVTQVVWRNGQSLLLKTLSSAWVNQPRALEIFQRQAKPLLQLSHPGIPRFIDYFSLEGHPYLITEWVHGQDLSQRVAKQGPLSKDEAIATLLQVCDVLDYLHHQSPPFIHQNIQPESLIQRPSAFNPYTIAVVGFASLNELAIGSQLAASGYLAPEQKQGHPIPASDLYALGTTLVYLLTGKDPSEFYAHREQGFRLYPEYIPNLAPGMVTIIRKLTSPHPDDRYRNAGEVAEALGQLIES is encoded by the coding sequence GTGATTACGCTAACGCTCCTCCACCCAATTCAATCAATCCCTGTTCAAAATTGGAGTTTTGAACAGGAGCCTGTCATTCGCATTGGACGGTCAACAGACAACCATGTCATCCTATACAGCGCGGTTGTCTCCCGTCATCATGTGGAATTGCGACAGGTTGGCTCCCAATGGGAGATTGTGAATCTGGGTGCAAATGGGACCTATCTGGATGGTAAACGCATTACTCAGGTTCCGATTCAGGATGGCGTTATCATTCGTCTGGCACGTTCCGGTCCGAACATTCAAATCCATATTGGTCCATCCGCTTCAACAGCCTCCCAAAATTTAGCTGGTGAAAATACGGTGGCTCAACGAATTAAGAGCCGGACTGAAGACAATGGCGGAAAATCAATGAATGGCGGAAAATCAATGCACTCTGCCCCTGCCAGAGACGGGACACTGTCATCGACCACCAACCAACTGACATCAGAGAGCAGTGAAGCACCAACCCCTGCCAGGTTACCCGCTACGGTCGTCGATGAAGAAGGCTCTCCCGCCCCTGAACTGAGACTGGCAGAAACCGAAGAACCCACCGGCAGATTATCTGACGATCCCTCAGAAGAGTTTCTCTTCTGCCAGAACAGTGGTCAACCCCTGCGCGTACTGAAAACCCTGGTGGAATATCAGGTTGTTAAGACCCTGAAAGACGATGGTTTTGGGGTAACCCAGGTTGTCTGGCGGAACGGTCAAAGTCTTTTGTTAAAAACCCTCAGTTCTGCCTGGGTTAACCAACCCAGAGCGCTGGAGATATTTCAACGACAGGCAAAGCCGTTACTTCAGCTCAGTCATCCAGGAATTCCTCGATTTATTGACTACTTCTCACTGGAGGGGCACCCTTATCTGATTACAGAGTGGGTTCATGGACAGGATCTGAGCCAGCGAGTTGCAAAACAGGGACCGCTTTCTAAGGACGAAGCGATCGCCACGCTTCTGCAAGTCTGTGATGTCCTGGATTATCTTCATCATCAGTCCCCTCCCTTCATCCACCAGAATATCCAGCCGGAAAGTCTAATTCAGCGTCCCTCTGCCTTCAATCCCTACACAATTGCAGTCGTTGGTTTTGCCTCTCTCAATGAACTGGCAATTGGATCGCAACTGGCGGCTTCGGGATACCTTGCCCCGGAGCAAAAACAAGGGCATCCTATCCCTGCCTCAGATCTTTATGCACTGGGCACCACGCTGGTCTACCTTCTGACGGGCAAAGACCCCAGCGAATTCTATGCCCATCGGGAGCAGGGTTTTCGTCTCTATCCAGAGTACATCCCCAACCTTGCTCCAGGCATGGTGACGATTATTCGCAAGTTAACCAGCCCTCACCCAGATGATCGCTACAGAAACGCTGGAGAAGTGGCTGAGGCATTGGGGCAATTGATCGAGAGTTGA
- a CDS encoding zinc ribbon domain-containing protein codes for MAYVCELVSGQRVHLDNMGTQTIVTVSTTSPGQQQQSSCGFQTGVWTAAPEVSQTAGGAVIKIMTAEGQYFVQVQGNSVSMMGGAHAGAGFQQMQTATSTSSSVMPPMKPMEPMKMGDMQMNMNPMEMRMGDMEMRMGANARSTTAGSTTGTRRFCSQCGVAVKVGDRFCSSCGHPLD; via the coding sequence ATGGCATACGTGTGTGAACTGGTTAGTGGGCAGCGGGTTCATCTGGATAATATGGGTACTCAGACAATAGTGACGGTTTCTACCACCAGTCCAGGGCAACAACAGCAGTCCAGTTGTGGATTTCAAACGGGAGTGTGGACAGCCGCACCGGAGGTTTCTCAAACTGCTGGCGGTGCTGTGATTAAGATTATGACGGCTGAGGGGCAGTATTTTGTCCAGGTGCAGGGGAATAGCGTCAGTATGATGGGGGGCGCTCACGCGGGGGCTGGTTTTCAGCAAATGCAAACTGCGACCAGCACTTCGTCCTCTGTTATGCCACCGATGAAACCGATGGAACCCATGAAAATGGGCGATATGCAAATGAATATGAATCCCATGGAAATGCGGATGGGTGATATGGAAATGCGGATGGGTGCAAATGCGCGATCAACAACGGCGGGATCAACAACAGGAACACGACGGTTCTGTAGTCAGTGTGGTGTGGCAGTCAAAGTGGGCGATCGCTTCTGCTCCAGTTGCGGTCATCCGCTTGATTAA
- the psb28 gene encoding photosystem II reaction center protein Psb28, whose protein sequence is MVARIQFSRGFDEEIVPDVRVTRSRDGSNGTATFYFQNPKALDRDNTEEITGMYLIDDEGEIATREVKAKFVNGQPEAIEAVLLMKSEADFDRFVRFMNRYAEENGLGFSKS, encoded by the coding sequence ATGGTAGCTCGAATTCAGTTCTCCCGTGGGTTTGATGAAGAAATCGTGCCAGATGTACGAGTTACACGGTCACGAGATGGCAGCAACGGGACTGCAACCTTTTACTTTCAGAATCCAAAAGCGCTGGACCGGGACAATACTGAAGAAATTACTGGTATGTATTTGATTGACGATGAGGGGGAAATCGCCACCCGAGAAGTGAAAGCGAAGTTTGTCAATGGTCAGCCAGAGGCAATCGAGGCTGTACTTTTGATGAAATCAGAAGCCGATTTTGATCGCTTTGTGCGATTCATGAATCGATATGCGGAAGAGAATGGTCTGGGGTTCAGCAAATCCTGA
- a CDS encoding murein hydrolase activator EnvC family protein, whose product MKSVFSPLAPKKAMGYWQRLRLALVAVLWGVLLVGVVFWMGRSLPVSAQISPGPVQVAQAESVESLRQQQQRLEQQRSQILKERDRVRNLQKAAEGNLKGLQKTIKATANQIKTSEAQLQKATSQLRALEATLVKAEQAYQQKQYATVARLRFLQRQQMERGWAVLLQSQNLNEFLDRRRQLKLIYAADREMLVELKQETDRLDRQRAQVEQKKNEIALLTQQLLAQKADVEAEAESQKGLIARLNSDNKALEAAEAQLAKDSQAITRLIRQRIPGGIAYRGTGQMLFPSLGEITSVFGWRTHPILGYERFHAGLDIGADYGTLIHAADSGTVILAGWYGGYGNTVIIDHGGGITSLYAHASELYVHEGQTLQRGQAIAAVGSSGLSTGPHLHFEVRENGEPTDPMNYL is encoded by the coding sequence ATGAAATCTGTTTTTTCACCCCTGGCTCCCAAGAAAGCAATGGGATACTGGCAGCGTTTGAGGCTGGCTTTAGTTGCGGTGCTCTGGGGAGTGCTGCTTGTGGGAGTCGTGTTCTGGATGGGCAGGAGTCTTCCAGTTTCTGCACAAATATCTCCGGGGCCAGTACAGGTGGCTCAGGCGGAGTCCGTTGAAAGTTTACGACAACAGCAGCAACGACTTGAGCAGCAGCGATCGCAAATCCTCAAAGAGCGCGATCGGGTTCGGAATCTGCAAAAGGCAGCCGAAGGCAATCTCAAAGGACTCCAAAAAACCATTAAAGCCACTGCCAATCAGATCAAAACCAGCGAAGCCCAGCTTCAGAAAGCGACCAGCCAGTTGAGAGCACTGGAAGCCACCCTGGTTAAAGCAGAACAGGCTTACCAGCAAAAACAGTATGCGACCGTTGCTCGTCTGCGGTTTCTCCAGCGTCAGCAGATGGAACGCGGATGGGCAGTTTTGCTTCAAAGCCAGAACCTGAATGAGTTTTTAGACCGCCGCCGTCAACTGAAGCTGATCTATGCTGCTGATCGAGAAATGCTGGTTGAGTTGAAACAGGAAACCGATCGCTTGGACCGGCAGCGCGCTCAGGTTGAACAGAAAAAAAATGAAATTGCGCTGTTGACCCAGCAGCTTCTGGCGCAAAAGGCCGATGTTGAAGCCGAGGCTGAATCTCAAAAAGGGTTGATTGCCCGGTTAAACTCGGACAATAAAGCCCTGGAAGCGGCTGAAGCCCAACTCGCCAAAGACTCCCAGGCGATTACCCGGTTGATTCGACAACGGATTCCTGGAGGGATTGCCTATCGGGGTACTGGACAGATGCTCTTCCCCAGCCTTGGCGAAATTACCAGTGTCTTTGGCTGGCGGACTCACCCCATCCTGGGCTACGAGCGGTTCCATGCCGGTCTGGATATTGGCGCTGACTACGGGACCCTGATCCATGCGGCGGATAGTGGAACCGTCATCCTGGCCGGCTGGTATGGGGGCTATGGAAATACAGTCATCATTGATCATGGGGGTGGGATTACGAGTCTGTATGCCCATGCCAGTGAACTGTATGTCCATGAAGGACAAACCCTGCAACGGGGACAGGCGATCGCTGCCGTTGGCTCCAGCGGACTTTCTACGGGTCCCCATCTCCACTTTGAAGTCCGCGAAAATGGTGAACCAACTGACCCCATGAACTATCTGTAG
- a CDS encoding FHA domain-containing protein — protein sequence MIVCPNCNHQNPDGAIQCEACYTPLPATMNCPNCGTTVQVDASFCGQCGFNLRAAGISMANSGASSSSGMSSPMSDLPDLIPPDPLVAPEPLVNEPSLENPVLPSQPPPIPLTSEPVEAAKSVQASPAAGGTSTRLQQQVVRLLHVQTSTSIELPQNLSVIHLGKPNDRIPPDIDVSGFPDSEIVSRIHADIRIEGDAFYIEDVGSSNGTYINNSPLPMGNRHRLRSGDRIALGKGDKVTFLFQLS from the coding sequence ATGATTGTTTGCCCCAATTGCAATCATCAAAATCCCGATGGAGCGATTCAGTGTGAGGCCTGTTATACGCCCCTGCCTGCTACGATGAACTGTCCTAACTGTGGTACGACGGTACAGGTTGATGCAAGCTTCTGTGGACAGTGTGGATTTAATCTGCGGGCAGCAGGTATTTCGATGGCAAACAGTGGAGCCAGTTCATCTTCAGGAATGTCTTCCCCTATGTCTGACCTGCCCGACCTAATTCCGCCGGATCCACTGGTTGCCCCCGAACCACTGGTGAATGAACCTTCCTTAGAGAATCCCGTCTTACCCAGTCAGCCGCCACCGATTCCGCTCACCAGTGAGCCAGTCGAGGCCGCAAAGTCTGTTCAAGCTTCCCCGGCAGCGGGCGGAACCAGCACCCGGTTGCAGCAGCAGGTGGTGCGGCTTCTCCATGTGCAAACGAGTACTTCGATTGAGTTACCTCAAAATTTATCCGTCATTCATTTGGGCAAACCGAATGATCGGATTCCTCCAGATATTGACGTTTCAGGCTTCCCTGACTCTGAAATTGTCTCGCGGATTCATGCGGATATCCGCATTGAAGGAGATGCTTTCTATATTGAAGATGTGGGCAGCTCCAATGGAACTTACATCAACAATTCTCCTTTGCCAATGGGAAACCGCCACAGACTGCGATCAGGCGATCGCATCGCTCTGGGTAAGGGAGACAAAGTGACATTTCTGTTTCAACTTTCCTAG
- a CDS encoding tetratricopeptide repeat protein, whose protein sequence is MVVITSTTGTELIFMGRSHKNYPWLVILGMLGSWLLATRTLAQLDQPIQSLPPSQQDQPGVHLPTQPGSREDSPAQPPPPPPGGQPAQTGQPTPTGQPGNLVQPIPPLEGAKPAPRKDEFPPNPLELKTPDPLVRKDIDQRPLTPAERQQLIPLLNQLDAQAAAQLKARDAVGAFDTWNRELRLRRYLGPVEEVRALGRVGDAAWKENNTPQVRWITDRLDQIFADAREPTPGLGNNVSFGRTSVADRVALLEALGASYQQVRLPQTAVAAYELLLIESRQRRDEKKIDSTLITLGQLYLDWFNYPKAAETYKQLLARAREQRNTQNQVAYLTQLAYIHEQAKEPAQAISYQEQLVSLYQTLNNPKPIPALRINLGDNYQAISRLDLAEQNYQAAYQLAQPLVQLGYASDALKKLGVLYLANDRPDAALRVYNFLVGVEQQAYNVYGMMDAYDRIGKIYVSRQAYPQAVTAFQRALVLARQLKYREDYFITQIQQISQQPKQ, encoded by the coding sequence TTGGTTGTCATTACATCCACCACCGGAACGGAGTTGATATTTATGGGGCGATCGCATAAAAATTATCCCTGGCTTGTGATTCTGGGGATGCTGGGTAGTTGGCTTCTGGCAACCCGGACGCTGGCTCAACTGGATCAACCCATTCAAAGTCTCCCCCCTAGTCAACAGGATCAGCCCGGTGTCCATCTCCCCACCCAACCTGGATCAAGGGAGGATTCACCAGCCCAGCCGCCACCGCCACCACCAGGCGGACAACCCGCCCAAACAGGTCAACCCACCCCAACGGGACAACCCGGCAATCTGGTTCAGCCCATTCCACCGCTTGAAGGAGCAAAGCCAGCACCCAGAAAAGACGAGTTTCCTCCAAACCCGCTGGAGTTGAAAACTCCCGACCCCCTGGTGCGAAAGGATATAGACCAGCGCCCTCTGACGCCCGCAGAACGCCAGCAGTTAATCCCTCTGCTCAACCAGTTAGATGCCCAGGCAGCCGCCCAACTAAAGGCAAGGGATGCCGTGGGAGCTTTCGACACCTGGAATCGTGAACTGCGCCTGCGGCGATACCTGGGTCCGGTAGAAGAGGTGAGAGCACTGGGTCGAGTTGGGGATGCGGCCTGGAAGGAAAATAACACCCCCCAGGTCCGGTGGATTACAGACCGGTTAGACCAGATTTTTGCTGATGCCAGAGAACCCACGCCGGGACTGGGCAACAATGTCAGTTTTGGCAGAACCAGTGTTGCTGATCGCGTAGCGTTACTGGAGGCTCTTGGCGCATCCTACCAGCAGGTGCGATTGCCCCAGACCGCCGTTGCGGCGTATGAGTTGTTGCTGATCGAGTCTAGGCAGCGGCGGGATGAAAAGAAGATAGACAGCACATTGATTACCCTGGGGCAGCTTTACCTGGACTGGTTTAACTACCCCAAAGCGGCTGAAACCTACAAACAGTTGCTGGCAAGGGCACGGGAGCAGCGGAATACCCAAAACCAGGTTGCCTACCTGACCCAACTGGCCTATATCCACGAGCAGGCAAAAGAACCCGCTCAGGCAATCTCCTATCAAGAGCAACTGGTGAGCCTGTATCAGACATTGAATAACCCCAAACCCATACCGGCACTCCGGATCAACCTGGGAGATAACTATCAGGCCATCTCCCGGTTAGACTTAGCAGAGCAGAATTATCAAGCAGCCTACCAGCTTGCCCAACCCCTGGTTCAGCTAGGGTATGCCAGCGATGCTCTCAAGAAACTGGGGGTTCTGTATCTTGCCAACGATCGCCCCGATGCCGCCCTGCGCGTCTACAACTTCCTGGTTGGTGTCGAGCAACAGGCATATAACGTCTATGGCATGATGGATGCCTATGACCGGATCGGAAAAATTTATGTATCGCGTCAGGCTTATCCTCAAGCGGTGACTGCTTTTCAAAGAGCTTTGGTGCTAGCCCGCCAACTCAAATACAGAGAAGACTATTTCATCACTCAAATTCAGCAAATTTCCCAACAGCCGAAACAGTAG
- the lexA gene encoding transcriptional repressor LexA has protein sequence MHSLTRLEQELFNWLLEFSREHGHSPTIRQMVEAMGLRSNSPIQNRLQRLKDKGYIAWEKGKMRTVQILYEPDQRTGVYLLGTIAAGGVVESFTDHEPELLDVPEKLRHPGNYALRVIGDSMIDAHICPNDIVILRPAPDPQQLKPGSIVAARVEGEGVTLKHFYQKGHHITLMPANPNYPPIEVADATRVQIQGVLVGMVRDY, from the coding sequence ATGCATTCCCTGACCCGTCTTGAGCAAGAGTTATTTAACTGGCTGCTTGAATTTAGCCGCGAACATGGACACTCCCCCACCATCCGGCAGATGGTGGAAGCGATGGGACTGAGATCCAACTCTCCCATTCAAAACCGTCTGCAACGCCTCAAAGATAAGGGCTACATCGCCTGGGAGAAAGGCAAAATGCGGACAGTGCAGATCCTCTATGAGCCGGATCAGCGCACAGGTGTCTATCTGCTGGGTACGATCGCTGCCGGGGGAGTGGTGGAGTCTTTCACAGACCACGAGCCAGAATTGTTAGATGTCCCGGAGAAGTTAAGACATCCAGGCAACTATGCTTTGCGTGTGATTGGCGACAGTATGATCGATGCCCATATCTGCCCCAATGACATTGTGATTCTTCGCCCTGCACCCGATCCTCAGCAACTTAAACCGGGAAGCATTGTGGCTGCCAGGGTTGAGGGAGAAGGGGTCACGCTCAAACACTTTTATCAAAAGGGACACCACATTACCCTGATGCCTGCCAATCCCAACTATCCCCCCATTGAAGTGGCAGATGCCACACGGGTACAGATTCAGGGAGTTTTGGTGGGAATGGTAAGAGATTACTGA
- a CDS encoding glycosyltransferase family 2 protein, whose protein sequence is MFFSVVIPTYNRKPILEKCLRALEQQQFDPIDVERYEVVVVDDGSTDGTVDWLHASVAQFPHVKLLQQEHQGPAAARNLGVEKAAGDTIIFIDSDLVVTETFLQSHASGLLKGKKDLGSDRLFTYGRVINTCNFDDPTSEPFKVTDFSQAFFATGNVAIARIWLEKAGLFDTRFQLYGWEDLELGVRLKQLGLKLVKCPEAVGYHWHPPFTLKQIPNLIEKEYQRGRMGVLFYQKHPTWEVRMMIQMTWLHRLLWGILSLGGLLNERTMAPFLQWLINQGKPQLALEAARIFLNWYNVQGVYAAYAELRQTHEV, encoded by the coding sequence GTGTTTTTTAGCGTAGTGATTCCAACTTACAATCGCAAACCAATTTTGGAAAAATGCCTGAGAGCATTGGAGCAGCAGCAGTTTGACCCAATCGATGTTGAGCGATACGAAGTGGTAGTGGTGGATGATGGTTCAACGGATGGGACTGTAGACTGGCTCCATGCCTCCGTTGCTCAGTTTCCCCACGTAAAACTGTTGCAGCAGGAACATCAGGGACCGGCAGCCGCTCGCAACCTGGGAGTTGAAAAGGCCGCAGGGGACACGATTATCTTTATTGACAGTGACCTGGTGGTGACGGAGACATTTTTGCAATCCCATGCCAGTGGGTTGCTTAAAGGAAAAAAGGATCTGGGCAGCGATCGCCTCTTCACCTACGGACGGGTGATCAACACCTGCAATTTTGACGACCCAACTTCGGAACCATTCAAAGTCACAGACTTTTCCCAGGCGTTTTTTGCCACCGGGAATGTAGCGATCGCCCGCATCTGGCTGGAAAAAGCTGGACTCTTTGATACCCGCTTTCAACTCTATGGCTGGGAAGACCTGGAACTGGGAGTACGTCTGAAGCAACTGGGTTTAAAGCTGGTCAAGTGCCCGGAAGCCGTTGGCTACCACTGGCACCCACCCTTTACCCTGAAACAAATCCCCAACTTAATCGAGAAAGAATATCAGCGCGGCAGAATGGGCGTTTTATTCTACCAGAAACACCCCACCTGGGAGGTTCGCATGATGATCCAGATGACCTGGCTGCATCGGCTATTGTGGGGCATCCTTTCCCTGGGTGGTCTGCTCAACGAACGCACAATGGCCCCCTTCCTGCAGTGGTTGATCAATCAGGGCAAACCTCAACTTGCCCTGGAAGCCGCCCGAATTTTTCTCAACTGGTACAACGTCCAGGGAGTCTATGCTGCCTATGCCGAGTTACGGCAAACCCACGAAGTGTGA